One Misgurnus anguillicaudatus chromosome 20, ASM2758022v2, whole genome shotgun sequence DNA segment encodes these proteins:
- the LOC129454617 gene encoding nuclear GTPase SLIP-GC-like, producing the protein MKKNINEEFPIIFSENEKTGKSIQEHLDKFSIIQRENPYSRSSLFHHIQNFIKTQEIKLRASCNRKILRKKKKMYNLIEKTIQKKMSPCYEKAAKVTGKGSFIKMQKILTETIESLKDEMFSEVKDEVLEGFRTLKLYIKDYLESELNKSIELFLLTTNTTLLDVSREIEVLEKLSLAV; encoded by the exons ATGAAGAAAAACATAAACGAAGAGTTCCCTATTATATTTTC TGAGAATGAAAAAACTGGAAAATCAATCCAAGAACATCTTGATAAATTCAGTATAATCCAAAGAGAAAACCCATACTCCAGATCTTCACTGTTTCATCACATTCAGAACTTCATCAAAACTCAG GAAATCAAACTGAGGGCATCATGCAACAGAAAAATCCTtaggaagaaaaagaaaatgtacaaCTTAATTGAAAAAACTatccagaaaaaaatgtctcCTTGCTATGAAA aagCGGCAAAAGTAACAGGAAAAGGATCATTCATAAAAATGCAGAAGATTCTTACAGAAACTATTGAGTCATTAAAAGATGAAATGTTCAGTGAGGTTAAAGATGAAGTGCTTGAAGGATTCAGAACCTTGAAG CTGTACATAAAGGATTACCTGGAATCTGAGCTGAACAAATCAATTGAGCTCTTTCTTCTCACAACCAACACAACTCTTTTAG ATGTTTCCAGAGAGATTGAAGTTCTTGAGAAACTTTCATTAGCTGTCTAA